One genomic segment of Carassius auratus strain Wakin unplaced genomic scaffold, ASM336829v1 scaf_tig00011616, whole genome shotgun sequence includes these proteins:
- the LOC113073210 gene encoding N-acetyllactosaminide beta-1,3-N-acetylglucosaminyltransferase 2-like, which translates to MKKKYMKLLIIALASSFCIVLFSKLTDVEHSQKDFAKIHSVPASTPRKPTTVVMSTVKKKTKSAMLYELPPLTISETFRKDVPKNGAFWNRKLHSFLRQFDSIDNQTLKDPREKFHCQPESFELLQTNIQDIQSYPPLYGDFLRGMECRDPLLLIDQPNKCASESGLDKIFLFFAIKSIPKNFEMRQAVRETWGREGLYENGLKVRTVFLLGRSSMDHPNLDKLVSFEAQQFQDLLVWDFHDSFYNLTLKEHVFFKWMLDNCPSVSFVFKGDDDVFANTQAILNHLRSLEPEQATALYTGQIISNAGPLRDPKIKYYVPESFYEGPYPPYAGGGGFLFSGNLLPSLYHVSFYIPFFPIDDVYNGMCFKALGITAKKHEGFKTFDIREQDRENPCVHKDLLLVHQRDPQQTMRLWRNMHSEMLTC; encoded by the coding sequence atgaaaaagaagTATATGAAATTATTAATCATAGCACTAGCTAGTAGCTTTTGCATTGTCCTCTTTTCCAAGCTAACGGATGTGGAACACAGCCAAAAGGACTTTGCTAAGATCCACTCGGTTCCAGCTTCCACGCCTAGAAAACCCACAACTGTAGTGATGAGCACTgtgaaaaagaaaaccaaaagtgCCATGCTGTATGAGCTTCCCCCACTAACAATTTCTGAGACTTTCAGAAAAGACGTTCCCAAAAATGGTGCCTTCTGGAACCGGAAGCTTCATTCTTTTCTCCGGCAGTTTGACTCCATCGACAATCAAACGCTCAAAGACCCACGTGAGAAGTTTCACTGTCAGCCTGAGAGTTTTGAGTTGCTACAAACCAACATCCAAGATATTCAGTCGTACCCTCCACTTTACGGAGACTTCCTTCGAGGCATGGAGTGTCGAGACCCACTGCTTCTTATCGATCAGCCTAACAAGTGTGCATCAGAGAGCGGACTGGATAAAATTTTCCTATTTTTTGCGATCAAATCCATTCCAAAGAACTTTGAGATGCGCCAAGCAGTCCGAGAGACCTGGGGAAGAGAAGGCTTGTATGAAAACGGACTTAAGGTACGGACTGTCTTTCTGCTAGGCCGGTCATCCATGGATCATCCCAATCTCGACAAACTGGTTTCGTTTGAAGCTCAGCAGTTTCAAGATCTCCTCGTCTGGGATTTCCACGACTCCTTTTACAACCTGACTCTTAAGGAGCATGTGTTCTTCAAGTGGATGCTTGATAACTGTCCTAGTGTATCTTTTGTTTTTAAGGGTGACGATGATGTTTTTGCTAACACTCAAGCGATACTGAATCATCTGCGGTCTCTGGAGCCAGAGCAGGCAACGGCGTTGTACACCGGGCAGATAATTTCTAATGCCGGCCCATTACGGGAccctaaaattaaatattatgttcCTGAGTCTTTCTACGAAGGTCCTTACCCTCCTTATGCTGGTGGCGGTGGCTTCCTGTTTTCTGGAAACCTTCTTCCGTCTCTTTACCATGTTTCCTTTTACATACCCTTCTTCCCAATCGATGACGTCTACAATGGGATGTGCTTCAAGGCACTCGGAATCACTGCAAAGAAACACGAGGGTTTCAAGACCTTTGACATTCGGGAACAAGACCGAGAGAACCCCTGTGTACACAAAGACCTGCTCCTGGTGCACCAGCGTGACCCTCAGCAGACCATGAGACTGTGGAGAAATATGCACAGTGAAATGCTGACCTGCTGA
- the LOC113073209 gene encoding alpha-soluble NSF attachment protein produces the protein MDNSGKEKEATALMAEAEKKMKSSQSFFGSLFGGSSKMEDACDLYGRAANMFKMAKNWSAAGNAFSQAALLHLQMQSKHDAATSFIDAGNAFKKSDPQEAINCLNRAIEIYTDMGRFTIAAKHHITIAEIYETELVDIDKAIAHYEQAADYYKGEESTSSANKCLLKVATYAAQLEQYPKAIEIYEQVATHAMDSTLLKYSAKDYFFKAALCHFCVDMLNAKLAVQKYEEMFPAFSDSRECKLVKKLLDAFEEQNVDAYTDAVKEYDTISRLDQWLTTMLLRIKKSIQEDESDLR, from the exons ATGGATAACTCCGGGAAAGAAAAAGAGGCCACAGCTCTCATGGCTGAAGCCGAGAAGAAAATGAAGTCCTCGCAGTCGTTCTTTGGCTCTCTGTTTGG GGGCTCTTCAAAGATGGAGGATGCTTGTGACTTGTATGGAAGGGCAGCGAACATGTTCAAGATGGCAAAGAACTGGAGTG CTGCAGGAAACGCTTTCTCCCAGGCGGCGCTCCTACACCTGCAGATGCAGAGTAAACACGACGCAGCCACGAGCTTCATTGATGCCGGCAACGCCTTTAAAAAATCAGACCCTCAAG AGGCCATAAACTGCCTGAACAGGGCCATTGAGATCTATACAGACATG GGTCGATTTACTATCGCGGCGAAACACCACATCACTATCGCTGAAATCTATGAGACCGAACTGGTTGACATTGACAAG GCAATAGCTCACTATGAACAGGCGGCAGACTATTATAAAGGCGAGGAGTCCACAAG TTCAGCCAACAAATGCCTGCTAAAAGTTGCCACCTACGCAGCTCAGCTGGAGCAGTACCCTAAAGCCATTGAGATCTATGAACAG GTTGCAACACATGCGATGGACAGCACTCTGTTGAAATACAGCGCAAAGGACTATTTCTTCAAGGCAGCTCTCTGCCACTTCTGTGTGGACATGCTGAATGCTAAG CTTGCTGTCCAGAAGTATGAGGAAATGTTTCCAGCCTTTTCAGATTCACGTGAATGCAAATTGGTGAAG aaactTTTAGATGCCTTTGAAGAACAGAATGTGGATGCATATACTGACGCT GTAAAAGAGTATGACACCATATCACGGCTGGATCAGTGGCTGACCACCATGCTGCTTCGTATTAAGAAATCCATACAAGAAGACGAAAGTGACCTTCGCTAA